One stretch of Manis pentadactyla isolate mManPen7 chromosome 10, mManPen7.hap1, whole genome shotgun sequence DNA includes these proteins:
- the FMNL3 gene encoding formin-like protein 3 isoform X5 → MGNLESAEGGPGEPPSVSLLPPPGKMPMPEPCELEERFALVLSSMNLPPDKARLLRQYDNEKKWDLICDQERFQVKNPPHTYIQKLQSFLDPTVTRKKFRRRVQESTKVLRELEISLRTNHIGWVREFLNDENKGLDVLVDYLSFAQCSVMYSTLPGRRALKNSRLVSQKDDVHVCILCLRAIMNYQYGFNLVMSHPHAVNEIALSLNNKNPRTKALVLELLAAVCLVRGGHEIILAAFDNFKEVCKELHRFEKLMEYFRNEDSNIDFMVACMQFINIVVHSVEDMNFRVHLQYEFTKLGLEEFLQKSRHTESEKLQVQTQAYLDNVFDVGGLLEDAETKNVALEKVEELEEHVSHLTEKLLDLENENMMRVAELEKQLLQREKELESIKETYENTSHQVHTLRRLIKEEEAFQRRCHLEPSARGLESLGGEALARAGPAELSEGVPPSDLELLVPALPPEEALPLPPPPAPPLPPPPPPLPDKCPPAPPLPGAAPSVVLTVGLSAIRIKKPIKTKFRLPVFNWTALKPNQISGTVFSELDDEKILEDLDLDKFEELFKTKAQGPALDLICSKNKTAQKAASKVTLLEANRAKNLAITLRKAGRSAEEICRAIHTFDLQTLPVDFVECLMRFLPTEAEVKLLRQYERERQPLEELAAEDRFMLLFSKVERLTQRMAGMAFLGNFQENLQMLTPQLNAIIAASASVKSSQKLKQMLEIILALGNYMNSSKRGAVYGFKLQSLDLLLDTKSTDRKMTLLHFIALTVKEKYPDLANFWHELHFVEKAAAVSLENVLLDVKELGRGMELIRRECSIHDNSVLRNFLSNNEGKLDKLQRDAKTAEADPCCPPIPQDAYNAVVRYFGESPKTTPPSVFFPVFVRFIRSYKEAEQENEARKRQEEVMREKQLAQEAKKLDAKAPSQRNKWQQQELIAELRRRQAKEHRPVYEGKDGAIEDIITVLKSVPFTARTAKRGSRFFCDAAHHDESNC, encoded by the exons AGCTCCATGAACCTGCCTCCTGACAAGGCCCGGCTCCTGCGGCAGTACGACAATGAGAAGAAGTGGGATCTGATCTGTGACCAG GAACGATTCCAGGTGAAGAATCCTCCCCACACTTACATCCAGAAACTTCAGAGCTTCTTGGACCCAACTGTTACTCGGAAG AAGTTCAGGAGGAGAGTGCAGGAGTCAACCAAAGTACTGAGGGAGCTGGAGATCTCACTTCGCACCAACCACATTGG GTGGGTACGGGAATTTCTGAATGATGAAAACAAAGGCCTGGATGTGCTGGTGGATTACCTGTCCTTTGCCCAGTGTTCCGTTAT GTATAGCACTCTTCCTGGGCGCAGAGCCCTGAAGAACTCCCGCCTGGTGAGCCAGAAGGATGATGTCCACGTCTGCATCCTTTGTCTCAGAGCCATCATGAACTATCAG TATGGATTCAACCTGGTTATGTCTCACCCCCACGCTGTCAATGAGATTGCACTCAGCCTCAACAATAAGAATCCAAG GACCAAAGCCCTTGTCTTGGAGCTTTTGGCAGCTGTGTGTTTAGTGCGGGGAGGTCATGAAATCATTCTTGCTGCCTTTGACAATTTCAAAGAG GTATGCAAGGAGTTGCACCGCTTTGAGAAGCTGATGGAGTATTTCCGGAATGAGGACAGCAACATCGACTTCATG GTGGCCTGCATGCAGTTTATCAACATCGTGGTGCACTCGGTGGAGGATATGAACTTCCGGGTCCACCTGCAATATGAGTTTACCAAGCTGGGGCTGGAAGAGTTCCTGCAG AAGTCCAGGCACACAGAGAGCGAGAAGCTGCAGGTGCAGACCCAGGCGTACCTGGACAACGTGTTTGACGTGGGAGGGCTGTTGGAGGATGCTGAGACCAAGAATGTGGCCCTGGAGAAGGTGGAAGAGCTGGAGGAGCATGTGTCCCAT CTCACGGAGAAGCTTCTAGACCTAGAGAATGAAAACATGATGCGTGTGGCAGAACTAGAGAAGCAGCTGCtgcaaagggaaaaggaattaGAGAGCATCAAG GAGACTTATGAGAACACAAGCCACCAGGTGCACACACTGCGGCGGCTTATTAAAGAGGAGGAGGCCTTCCAGCGCCGATGCCACTTGGAGCCCAGTGCCCGGGGCCTGGAGTCGCTGGGCGGCGAGGCCCTGGCCCGGGCAGGCCCTGCTGAGCTGAGTGAGGGTGTGCCACCCTCTGACCTGGAGCTCCTGGTTCCAGCCCTGCCCCCAGAGGAGGCCCTACCTCTGCCTCCTCCGCCAGCTCCTCCCTTACCCCCTCCACCTCCCCCCTTACCAG ACAAgtgtcccccagccccacctctccCTGGCGCTGCTCCCTCTGTGGTGTTGACAGTAGGCCTGTCAG CCATTCGAATCAAGAAACCTATCAAGACCAAGTTCCGGCTGCCCGTCTTCAACTGGACAGCGCTGAAACCCAACCAGATCAGTGGCACTGTCTTCAGCGAACTTGATGACGAGAAGATCTTAGAG GACCTTGATCTGGACAAGTTTGAAGAACTGTTCAAGACAAAAGCCCAGGGCCCTGCCCTTGACCTCATCTGCTCCAAGAATAAGACAGCTCAAAAGGCTGCCAGCAAGGTGACCTTGTTGGAAGCCAATCGTGCCAAGAACCTGGCCATCACCCTACGCAAAGCTGGGCGCTCAGCTGAGGAGATCTGCAGGGCCATCCACAC GTTTGACTTACAGACACTACCCGTGGACTTTGTGGAATGCCTGATGCGCTTCCTGCCCACGGAGGCAGAAGTGAAGCTGCTGCGGCAATATGAGCGGGAAAGGCAGCCCCTGGAGGAGCTGGCGGCCGAGGACCGCTTCATGCTGCTCTTCAGCAAAGTGGAGCGGCTGACCCAGCGGATGGCTGGCATGGCCTTCCTGGGCAACTTCCAGGAAAACCTGCAGATGCTCACACCG CAACTCAATGCCATCATTGCAGCCTCCGCCTCCGTCAAGTCCTCGCAGAAGCTGAAGCAGATGTTGGAG ATTATACTTGCTTTGGGGAACTACATGAACAGCAGCAAGCGGGGAGCTGTGTATGGCTTCAAGCTCCAGAGCCTGGATTTG CTGCTGGACACCAAGTCCACTGACAGGAAGATGACACTGCTGCATTTCATCGCCTTAACGGTAAAGGAGAAATACCCAGACCTGGCTAACTTCTGGCATGAGCTACACTTTGTGGAGAAAGCTGCAGCAG TGTCCCTGGAGAACGTGCTGCTAGATGTGAAGGAGCTGGGCCGGGGCATGGAGTTGATTCGGCGGGAATGCAGCATACATGACAACAGCGTCCTTCGGAACTTCCTCAGCAACAACGAAGGCAAACTGGACAAGCTCCAGCGCGATGCCAAGACAGCTGAG GCTGACCCCTGCTGCCCACCCATTCCCCAGGATGCCTACAATGCAGTTGTGCGCTACTTCGGTGAGAGTCCCAAGACCACACCTCCTTCTGTATTCTTCCCAGTATTTGTCCGATTCATTCGTTCTTACAAG GAAGCCGAACAAGAGAATGAAGCCCGCAAGAGGCAGGAGGAAGTAATGCGGGAGAAGCAGCTGGCTCAGGAAGCCAAGAAACTGGATGCCAAG GCCCCATCCCAGCGGAACAAGTGGCAACAGCAGGAACTAATTGCAGAGTTGAGGCGGCGCCAGGCCAAGGAGCACCGGCCTGTTTATGAGGGGAAAGATGGTGCCATTGAGGACATCATCACAG TGCTGAAGAGTGTCCCTTTCACGGCCCGTACTGCCAAGCGGGGCTCACGCTTCTTCTGCGATGCAGCCCACCATGATGAGTCAAACTGTTAA
- the FMNL3 gene encoding formin-like protein 3 isoform X3, with translation MGNLESAEGGPGEPPSVSLLPPPGKMPMPEPCELEERFALVLSSMNLPPDKARLLRQYDNEKKWDLICDQERFQVKNPPHTYIQKLQSFLDPTVTRKKFRRRVQESTKVLRELEISLRTNHIGWVREFLNDENKGLDVLVDYLSFAQCSVMFDFEGLESGDDGAFDKLRSWSRSIEDLQPPSALSAPFTNSLARSARQSVLRYSTLPGRRALKNSRLVSQKDDVHVCILCLRAIMNYQYGFNLVMSHPHAVNEIALSLNNKNPRTKALVLELLAAVCLVRGGHEIILAAFDNFKEVCKELHRFEKLMEYFRNEDSNIDFMVACMQFINIVVHSVEDMNFRVHLQYEFTKLGLEEFLQKSRHTESEKLQVQTQAYLDNVFDVGGLLEDAETKNVALEKVEELEEHVSHLTEKLLDLENENMMRVAELEKQLLQREKELESIKETYENTSHQVHTLRRLIKEEEAFQRRCHLEPSARGLESLGGEALARAGPAELSEGVPPSDLELLVPALPPEEALPLPPPPAPPLPPPPPPLPDKCPPAPPLPGAAPSVVLTVGLSAIRIKKPIKTKFRLPVFNWTALKPNQISGTVFSELDDEKILEDLDLDKFEELFKTKAQGPALDLICSKNKTAQKAASKVTLLEANRAKNLAITLRKAGRSAEEICRAIHTFDLQTLPVDFVECLMRFLPTEAEVKLLRQYERERQPLEELAAEDRFMLLFSKVERLTQRMAGMAFLGNFQENLQMLTPQLNAIIAASASVKSSQKLKQMLEIILALGNYMNSSKRGAVYGFKLQSLDLLLDTKSTDRKMTLLHFIALTVKEKYPDLANFWHELHFVEKAAAVSLENVLLDVKELGRGMELIRRECSIHDNSVLRNFLSNNEGKLDKLQRDAKTAEDAYNAVVRYFGESPKTTPPSVFFPVFVRFIRSYKEAEQENEARKRQEEVMREKQLAQEAKKLDAKAPSQRNKWQQQELIAELRRRQAKEHRPVYEGKDGAIEDIITVLKSVPFTARTAKRGSRFFCDAAHHDESNC, from the exons AGCTCCATGAACCTGCCTCCTGACAAGGCCCGGCTCCTGCGGCAGTACGACAATGAGAAGAAGTGGGATCTGATCTGTGACCAG GAACGATTCCAGGTGAAGAATCCTCCCCACACTTACATCCAGAAACTTCAGAGCTTCTTGGACCCAACTGTTACTCGGAAG AAGTTCAGGAGGAGAGTGCAGGAGTCAACCAAAGTACTGAGGGAGCTGGAGATCTCACTTCGCACCAACCACATTGG GTGGGTACGGGAATTTCTGAATGATGAAAACAAAGGCCTGGATGTGCTGGTGGATTACCTGTCCTTTGCCCAGTGTTCCGTTAT GTTTGACTTTGAGGGTCTGGAGAGTGGTGATGATGGTGCATTTGACAAGCTCCGGTCCTGGAGCAGGTCCATTGAGGACCTGCAGccacccagtgccctgtcagcccCCTTCACCAACAGCCTCGCTCGCTCTGCGCGCCAGTCTGTGCTCCG GTATAGCACTCTTCCTGGGCGCAGAGCCCTGAAGAACTCCCGCCTGGTGAGCCAGAAGGATGATGTCCACGTCTGCATCCTTTGTCTCAGAGCCATCATGAACTATCAG TATGGATTCAACCTGGTTATGTCTCACCCCCACGCTGTCAATGAGATTGCACTCAGCCTCAACAATAAGAATCCAAG GACCAAAGCCCTTGTCTTGGAGCTTTTGGCAGCTGTGTGTTTAGTGCGGGGAGGTCATGAAATCATTCTTGCTGCCTTTGACAATTTCAAAGAG GTATGCAAGGAGTTGCACCGCTTTGAGAAGCTGATGGAGTATTTCCGGAATGAGGACAGCAACATCGACTTCATG GTGGCCTGCATGCAGTTTATCAACATCGTGGTGCACTCGGTGGAGGATATGAACTTCCGGGTCCACCTGCAATATGAGTTTACCAAGCTGGGGCTGGAAGAGTTCCTGCAG AAGTCCAGGCACACAGAGAGCGAGAAGCTGCAGGTGCAGACCCAGGCGTACCTGGACAACGTGTTTGACGTGGGAGGGCTGTTGGAGGATGCTGAGACCAAGAATGTGGCCCTGGAGAAGGTGGAAGAGCTGGAGGAGCATGTGTCCCAT CTCACGGAGAAGCTTCTAGACCTAGAGAATGAAAACATGATGCGTGTGGCAGAACTAGAGAAGCAGCTGCtgcaaagggaaaaggaattaGAGAGCATCAAG GAGACTTATGAGAACACAAGCCACCAGGTGCACACACTGCGGCGGCTTATTAAAGAGGAGGAGGCCTTCCAGCGCCGATGCCACTTGGAGCCCAGTGCCCGGGGCCTGGAGTCGCTGGGCGGCGAGGCCCTGGCCCGGGCAGGCCCTGCTGAGCTGAGTGAGGGTGTGCCACCCTCTGACCTGGAGCTCCTGGTTCCAGCCCTGCCCCCAGAGGAGGCCCTACCTCTGCCTCCTCCGCCAGCTCCTCCCTTACCCCCTCCACCTCCCCCCTTACCAG ACAAgtgtcccccagccccacctctccCTGGCGCTGCTCCCTCTGTGGTGTTGACAGTAGGCCTGTCAG CCATTCGAATCAAGAAACCTATCAAGACCAAGTTCCGGCTGCCCGTCTTCAACTGGACAGCGCTGAAACCCAACCAGATCAGTGGCACTGTCTTCAGCGAACTTGATGACGAGAAGATCTTAGAG GACCTTGATCTGGACAAGTTTGAAGAACTGTTCAAGACAAAAGCCCAGGGCCCTGCCCTTGACCTCATCTGCTCCAAGAATAAGACAGCTCAAAAGGCTGCCAGCAAGGTGACCTTGTTGGAAGCCAATCGTGCCAAGAACCTGGCCATCACCCTACGCAAAGCTGGGCGCTCAGCTGAGGAGATCTGCAGGGCCATCCACAC GTTTGACTTACAGACACTACCCGTGGACTTTGTGGAATGCCTGATGCGCTTCCTGCCCACGGAGGCAGAAGTGAAGCTGCTGCGGCAATATGAGCGGGAAAGGCAGCCCCTGGAGGAGCTGGCGGCCGAGGACCGCTTCATGCTGCTCTTCAGCAAAGTGGAGCGGCTGACCCAGCGGATGGCTGGCATGGCCTTCCTGGGCAACTTCCAGGAAAACCTGCAGATGCTCACACCG CAACTCAATGCCATCATTGCAGCCTCCGCCTCCGTCAAGTCCTCGCAGAAGCTGAAGCAGATGTTGGAG ATTATACTTGCTTTGGGGAACTACATGAACAGCAGCAAGCGGGGAGCTGTGTATGGCTTCAAGCTCCAGAGCCTGGATTTG CTGCTGGACACCAAGTCCACTGACAGGAAGATGACACTGCTGCATTTCATCGCCTTAACGGTAAAGGAGAAATACCCAGACCTGGCTAACTTCTGGCATGAGCTACACTTTGTGGAGAAAGCTGCAGCAG TGTCCCTGGAGAACGTGCTGCTAGATGTGAAGGAGCTGGGCCGGGGCATGGAGTTGATTCGGCGGGAATGCAGCATACATGACAACAGCGTCCTTCGGAACTTCCTCAGCAACAACGAAGGCAAACTGGACAAGCTCCAGCGCGATGCCAAGACAGCTGAG GATGCCTACAATGCAGTTGTGCGCTACTTCGGTGAGAGTCCCAAGACCACACCTCCTTCTGTATTCTTCCCAGTATTTGTCCGATTCATTCGTTCTTACAAG GAAGCCGAACAAGAGAATGAAGCCCGCAAGAGGCAGGAGGAAGTAATGCGGGAGAAGCAGCTGGCTCAGGAAGCCAAGAAACTGGATGCCAAG GCCCCATCCCAGCGGAACAAGTGGCAACAGCAGGAACTAATTGCAGAGTTGAGGCGGCGCCAGGCCAAGGAGCACCGGCCTGTTTATGAGGGGAAAGATGGTGCCATTGAGGACATCATCACAG TGCTGAAGAGTGTCCCTTTCACGGCCCGTACTGCCAAGCGGGGCTCACGCTTCTTCTGCGATGCAGCCCACCATGATGAGTCAAACTGTTAA
- the FMNL3 gene encoding formin-like protein 3 isoform X1, with product MGNLESAEGGPGEPPSVSLLPPPGKMPMPEPCELEERFALVLSSMNLPPDKARLLRQYDNEKKWDLICDQERFQVKNPPHTYIQKLQSFLDPTVTRKKFRRRVQESTKVLRELEISLRTNHIGWVREFLNDENKGLDVLVDYLSFAQCSVMFDFEGLESGDDGAFDKLRSWSRSIEDLQPPSALSAPFTNSLARSARQSVLRYSTLPGRRALKNSRLVSQKDDVHVCILCLRAIMNYQYGFNLVMSHPHAVNEIALSLNNKNPRTKALVLELLAAVCLVRGGHEIILAAFDNFKEVCKELHRFEKLMEYFRNEDSNIDFMVACMQFINIVVHSVEDMNFRVHLQYEFTKLGLEEFLQKSRHTESEKLQVQTQAYLDNVFDVGGLLEDAETKNVALEKVEELEEHVSHLTEKLLDLENENMMRVAELEKQLLQREKELESIKETYENTSHQVHTLRRLIKEEEAFQRRCHLEPSARGLESLGGEALARAGPAELSEGVPPSDLELLVPALPPEEALPLPPPPAPPLPPPPPPLPDKCPPAPPLPGAAPSVVLTVGLSAIRIKKPIKTKFRLPVFNWTALKPNQISGTVFSELDDEKILEDLDLDKFEELFKTKAQGPALDLICSKNKTAQKAASKVTLLEANRAKNLAITLRKAGRSAEEICRAIHTFDLQTLPVDFVECLMRFLPTEAEVKLLRQYERERQPLEELAAEDRFMLLFSKVERLTQRMAGMAFLGNFQENLQMLTPQLNAIIAASASVKSSQKLKQMLEIILALGNYMNSSKRGAVYGFKLQSLDLLLDTKSTDRKMTLLHFIALTVKEKYPDLANFWHELHFVEKAAAVSLENVLLDVKELGRGMELIRRECSIHDNSVLRNFLSNNEGKLDKLQRDAKTAEADPCCPPIPQDAYNAVVRYFGESPKTTPPSVFFPVFVRFIRSYKEAEQENEARKRQEEVMREKQLAQEAKKLDAKAPSQRNKWQQQELIAELRRRQAKEHRPVYEGKDGAIEDIITVLKSVPFTARTAKRGSRFFCDAAHHDESNC from the exons AGCTCCATGAACCTGCCTCCTGACAAGGCCCGGCTCCTGCGGCAGTACGACAATGAGAAGAAGTGGGATCTGATCTGTGACCAG GAACGATTCCAGGTGAAGAATCCTCCCCACACTTACATCCAGAAACTTCAGAGCTTCTTGGACCCAACTGTTACTCGGAAG AAGTTCAGGAGGAGAGTGCAGGAGTCAACCAAAGTACTGAGGGAGCTGGAGATCTCACTTCGCACCAACCACATTGG GTGGGTACGGGAATTTCTGAATGATGAAAACAAAGGCCTGGATGTGCTGGTGGATTACCTGTCCTTTGCCCAGTGTTCCGTTAT GTTTGACTTTGAGGGTCTGGAGAGTGGTGATGATGGTGCATTTGACAAGCTCCGGTCCTGGAGCAGGTCCATTGAGGACCTGCAGccacccagtgccctgtcagcccCCTTCACCAACAGCCTCGCTCGCTCTGCGCGCCAGTCTGTGCTCCG GTATAGCACTCTTCCTGGGCGCAGAGCCCTGAAGAACTCCCGCCTGGTGAGCCAGAAGGATGATGTCCACGTCTGCATCCTTTGTCTCAGAGCCATCATGAACTATCAG TATGGATTCAACCTGGTTATGTCTCACCCCCACGCTGTCAATGAGATTGCACTCAGCCTCAACAATAAGAATCCAAG GACCAAAGCCCTTGTCTTGGAGCTTTTGGCAGCTGTGTGTTTAGTGCGGGGAGGTCATGAAATCATTCTTGCTGCCTTTGACAATTTCAAAGAG GTATGCAAGGAGTTGCACCGCTTTGAGAAGCTGATGGAGTATTTCCGGAATGAGGACAGCAACATCGACTTCATG GTGGCCTGCATGCAGTTTATCAACATCGTGGTGCACTCGGTGGAGGATATGAACTTCCGGGTCCACCTGCAATATGAGTTTACCAAGCTGGGGCTGGAAGAGTTCCTGCAG AAGTCCAGGCACACAGAGAGCGAGAAGCTGCAGGTGCAGACCCAGGCGTACCTGGACAACGTGTTTGACGTGGGAGGGCTGTTGGAGGATGCTGAGACCAAGAATGTGGCCCTGGAGAAGGTGGAAGAGCTGGAGGAGCATGTGTCCCAT CTCACGGAGAAGCTTCTAGACCTAGAGAATGAAAACATGATGCGTGTGGCAGAACTAGAGAAGCAGCTGCtgcaaagggaaaaggaattaGAGAGCATCAAG GAGACTTATGAGAACACAAGCCACCAGGTGCACACACTGCGGCGGCTTATTAAAGAGGAGGAGGCCTTCCAGCGCCGATGCCACTTGGAGCCCAGTGCCCGGGGCCTGGAGTCGCTGGGCGGCGAGGCCCTGGCCCGGGCAGGCCCTGCTGAGCTGAGTGAGGGTGTGCCACCCTCTGACCTGGAGCTCCTGGTTCCAGCCCTGCCCCCAGAGGAGGCCCTACCTCTGCCTCCTCCGCCAGCTCCTCCCTTACCCCCTCCACCTCCCCCCTTACCAG ACAAgtgtcccccagccccacctctccCTGGCGCTGCTCCCTCTGTGGTGTTGACAGTAGGCCTGTCAG CCATTCGAATCAAGAAACCTATCAAGACCAAGTTCCGGCTGCCCGTCTTCAACTGGACAGCGCTGAAACCCAACCAGATCAGTGGCACTGTCTTCAGCGAACTTGATGACGAGAAGATCTTAGAG GACCTTGATCTGGACAAGTTTGAAGAACTGTTCAAGACAAAAGCCCAGGGCCCTGCCCTTGACCTCATCTGCTCCAAGAATAAGACAGCTCAAAAGGCTGCCAGCAAGGTGACCTTGTTGGAAGCCAATCGTGCCAAGAACCTGGCCATCACCCTACGCAAAGCTGGGCGCTCAGCTGAGGAGATCTGCAGGGCCATCCACAC GTTTGACTTACAGACACTACCCGTGGACTTTGTGGAATGCCTGATGCGCTTCCTGCCCACGGAGGCAGAAGTGAAGCTGCTGCGGCAATATGAGCGGGAAAGGCAGCCCCTGGAGGAGCTGGCGGCCGAGGACCGCTTCATGCTGCTCTTCAGCAAAGTGGAGCGGCTGACCCAGCGGATGGCTGGCATGGCCTTCCTGGGCAACTTCCAGGAAAACCTGCAGATGCTCACACCG CAACTCAATGCCATCATTGCAGCCTCCGCCTCCGTCAAGTCCTCGCAGAAGCTGAAGCAGATGTTGGAG ATTATACTTGCTTTGGGGAACTACATGAACAGCAGCAAGCGGGGAGCTGTGTATGGCTTCAAGCTCCAGAGCCTGGATTTG CTGCTGGACACCAAGTCCACTGACAGGAAGATGACACTGCTGCATTTCATCGCCTTAACGGTAAAGGAGAAATACCCAGACCTGGCTAACTTCTGGCATGAGCTACACTTTGTGGAGAAAGCTGCAGCAG TGTCCCTGGAGAACGTGCTGCTAGATGTGAAGGAGCTGGGCCGGGGCATGGAGTTGATTCGGCGGGAATGCAGCATACATGACAACAGCGTCCTTCGGAACTTCCTCAGCAACAACGAAGGCAAACTGGACAAGCTCCAGCGCGATGCCAAGACAGCTGAG GCTGACCCCTGCTGCCCACCCATTCCCCAGGATGCCTACAATGCAGTTGTGCGCTACTTCGGTGAGAGTCCCAAGACCACACCTCCTTCTGTATTCTTCCCAGTATTTGTCCGATTCATTCGTTCTTACAAG GAAGCCGAACAAGAGAATGAAGCCCGCAAGAGGCAGGAGGAAGTAATGCGGGAGAAGCAGCTGGCTCAGGAAGCCAAGAAACTGGATGCCAAG GCCCCATCCCAGCGGAACAAGTGGCAACAGCAGGAACTAATTGCAGAGTTGAGGCGGCGCCAGGCCAAGGAGCACCGGCCTGTTTATGAGGGGAAAGATGGTGCCATTGAGGACATCATCACAG TGCTGAAGAGTGTCCCTTTCACGGCCCGTACTGCCAAGCGGGGCTCACGCTTCTTCTGCGATGCAGCCCACCATGATGAGTCAAACTGTTAA